In Mixta intestinalis, the following are encoded in one genomic region:
- the artM gene encoding arginine ABC transporter permease ArtM — MLDYLPELLKGLHTSLTLTVASLAAALVLSVLFTVVLALKTPVINLLVKGYITLFTGTPLLVQIFLIYYGPGQFPSIQNIPWLWQLFSQPWLCALLALSLNSAAYTTLLFHGAVRAIPAGQWQSCAALGMTRQDTLRILLPYAFKRALSSYSNEVVLVFKSTSLAYTITLMEVMGHGQMLYGRTYDVMVFAAAGLIYLCVNGLLTLLMRLIEHRALAFERRN, encoded by the coding sequence ATGCTGGACTATTTGCCTGAGCTACTGAAAGGGCTGCATACCAGCCTGACGCTGACGGTCGCCTCACTGGCAGCGGCGCTGGTGCTTTCGGTGCTGTTTACCGTGGTACTGGCGCTGAAAACACCGGTGATCAATCTGCTGGTTAAGGGCTATATCACGCTGTTTACCGGCACGCCGCTGCTGGTACAAATTTTCTTAATCTACTATGGGCCGGGGCAGTTCCCTTCTATCCAGAATATCCCCTGGCTGTGGCAACTCTTTTCCCAGCCCTGGCTGTGCGCTCTGCTTGCGCTGTCGCTTAACAGCGCCGCCTATACCACACTGCTGTTTCACGGTGCGGTACGCGCGATTCCTGCCGGACAGTGGCAATCCTGCGCGGCGCTGGGTATGACGCGCCAGGATACGCTGCGTATTTTGCTGCCCTACGCCTTTAAGCGCGCCCTCTCCTCTTATTCTAACGAAGTGGTGCTGGTATTTAAGAGCACCTCGCTCGCCTATACCATCACGCTGATGGAGGTGATGGGTCACGGTCAGATGCTCTATGGGCGCACCTACGATGTCATGGTGTTTGCCGCCGCCGGGCTGATCTACCTGTGCGTTAACGGCCTGCTGACATTGCTGATGCGTTTGATTGAGCATCGCGCCCTGGCTTTTGAACGCCGCAACTAA
- a CDS encoding arginine ABC transporter substrate-binding protein: MKKWLLAAMLAGMAMQAGAAEKIRFASSATYPPFESMSSENQIVGFDIDLAKALCQHLKADCTFTNNAFDSLIPALKFRRYDAVISGMDITPERSKQVAFTRPYYANSAIVIAAKDKYQTMAELKGKRIGMENGTTHQRYMQDKHPEVITVAYDSYQNAILDLKNGRLDGVFGDTAVVNEWLKENPQLGTVDKAVTDPQYFGVGLGIAVRPDNQALLSKLNGALDAITADGTLKKINDKWFAK, translated from the coding sequence ATGAAAAAATGGTTACTGGCCGCCATGCTGGCGGGTATGGCAATGCAGGCTGGCGCAGCGGAAAAAATTCGTTTTGCGTCCTCGGCTACCTATCCGCCGTTTGAATCCATGAGCAGCGAGAATCAAATTGTCGGCTTCGATATCGATTTGGCCAAAGCCCTGTGCCAGCATCTAAAAGCGGACTGTACCTTCACCAATAACGCCTTCGACAGCCTGATCCCGGCGCTGAAATTTCGTCGCTACGATGCGGTGATTTCCGGTATGGATATCACGCCAGAACGCAGCAAGCAGGTAGCCTTTACTCGCCCCTACTACGCTAACTCAGCAATCGTGATTGCGGCAAAAGATAAATATCAGACGATGGCGGAGCTGAAAGGCAAACGCATCGGTATGGAAAACGGCACTACGCACCAGCGCTATATGCAGGATAAACATCCTGAGGTGATCACCGTGGCCTACGACAGCTACCAGAACGCCATTCTCGATCTGAAAAACGGTCGTCTTGACGGCGTCTTCGGCGATACGGCGGTAGTCAATGAATGGCTGAAAGAGAACCCGCAGCTGGGTACGGTCGACAAAGCGGTCACCGATCCGCAATATTTCGGCGTTGGGCTGGGCATTGCGGTACGTCCTGATAATCAGGCGCTGCTGAGCAAGCTGAACGGCGCGCTGGATGCCATCACCGCTGACGGTACGCTGAAGAAAATCAACGACAAGTGGTTTGCCAAATAA
- the artJ gene encoding arginine ABC transporter substrate-binding protein: MKKIVLAALLAGISLSASAAETIRFATEASYPPFEFVDSSNNIIGFDVDLANALCKEMDATCTFTNQAFDSLIPSLKFRRFDAVMAGMDITPEREKQVLFTTPYYDNSALFIAQKGKVADIAALKGKRVGVQNGTTHQKYLTDKQSDITTVPYDSYQNAILDLKNGRIDAVFGDTAVVNEWLKQNANLTAVGDKVTDKAYFGTGLGIAVRQGNSALQEKFNAALVKIKADGTYKTIYSKWFQQ; encoded by the coding sequence ATGAAAAAAATTGTTCTTGCTGCCCTGTTAGCCGGTATCAGCCTGAGCGCCTCTGCCGCTGAGACGATCCGTTTTGCCACGGAAGCCTCTTATCCTCCGTTTGAGTTTGTTGATTCCAGCAACAATATTATCGGCTTCGATGTCGATCTGGCTAACGCGCTGTGTAAAGAGATGGACGCCACCTGCACCTTTACCAATCAGGCATTTGACAGCCTGATCCCCAGCCTGAAATTCCGCCGTTTCGATGCGGTGATGGCAGGCATGGATATCACACCGGAGCGTGAAAAACAGGTACTGTTCACCACACCTTACTATGACAACTCCGCGCTGTTTATTGCGCAAAAAGGCAAAGTGGCGGATATCGCCGCGCTGAAAGGCAAACGCGTCGGCGTGCAGAACGGCACCACGCATCAGAAATACCTGACGGATAAACAGAGCGATATCACCACCGTGCCTTATGACAGCTATCAAAATGCCATCCTCGATCTGAAAAACGGTCGTATTGATGCAGTCTTCGGTGACACTGCCGTAGTAAACGAATGGCTGAAGCAGAATGCGAACCTCACCGCCGTAGGCGACAAGGTCACCGACAAAGCCTACTTCGGCACCGGTCTGGGCATTGCCGTTCGCCAGGGTAACAGCGCGCTACAGGAGAAATTCAACGCGGCGCTGGTTAAGATCAAAGCTGACGGCACCTATAAAACCATCTACAGCAAATGGTTCCAGCAGTAA
- a CDS encoding YbjO family protein, giving the protein MSEVFRTGKAVVRRQQAPVPVIVAGQAIIATRCISVLLLANELGYDGVAALVHRSAQSWDSTLILIISQLIFCIELRCALTLMRGSRRGRWGYAVTQAVVLLYMWAASLGGVYPEIFSISGVNRIDVLHSLITHKIPDLLLLALLFLPASSRQFFQRN; this is encoded by the coding sequence ATGTCGGAAGTTTTCAGAACCGGTAAGGCAGTAGTTCGTCGTCAGCAGGCACCGGTTCCGGTGATAGTGGCCGGGCAGGCGATCATTGCTACCCGCTGTATCAGCGTGCTCCTGTTAGCCAATGAGCTGGGCTATGATGGCGTGGCCGCTTTAGTGCATCGCAGCGCCCAGTCCTGGGATTCCACGCTGATTCTTATTATCAGCCAGCTTATTTTCTGTATCGAACTGCGCTGTGCGCTTACGCTGATGCGCGGTTCGCGACGTGGGCGCTGGGGCTACGCGGTGACGCAGGCGGTGGTGCTGCTTTATATGTGGGCCGCCTCGCTGGGAGGCGTCTATCCAGAAATTTTCAGTATCAGCGGCGTTAACCGCATTGATGTACTGCACAGTCTGATTACGCATAAGATACCCGATCTGTTGTTATTAGCGCTGCTGTTTCTGCCCGCCAGCAGTCGGCAATTTTTTCAGCGCAACTGA
- the potG gene encoding putrescine ABC transporter ATP-binding subunit PotG, protein MSRHPHKPAKALTPLLEIRNLTKSFEGQHAVDDVSLTIYKGEIFALLGASGCGKSTLLRMLAGFEAPTHGQILLDGQDLSHVPPYQRPINMMFQSYALFPHMSVEQNIAFGLKQDKLPKGEISSRVAEMLALVHMQEYAKRKPHQLSGGQRQRVALARSLAKRPKLLLLDEPMGALDKKLRDRMQLEVVDILERVGATCVMVTHDQEEAMTMAGRIAIMNRGKFVQIGEPEEIYEHPTSRYSAEFIGSVNVFEGLLRERRADGLVIDSPGLVHPLKVASDVSVMDNVPVSIALRPEKVMLCDQVPADGCNFAVGEVAHIAYLGDLSIYHVRLHSGQMISAQLQNAHRFRQGAPTWGDEVRLSWDADSCVVLTV, encoded by the coding sequence ATGTCCCGTCATCCCCATAAACCGGCAAAGGCGCTGACGCCGCTGCTGGAGATCCGTAACCTGACCAAATCTTTTGAGGGTCAGCACGCCGTTGATGATGTCAGCCTGACCATCTACAAAGGTGAAATCTTTGCATTGCTCGGCGCGTCCGGCTGTGGAAAATCAACCCTGCTGCGTATGCTGGCCGGGTTTGAAGCGCCCACGCACGGACAGATCCTGCTCGACGGGCAGGATCTTTCTCACGTGCCGCCTTACCAGCGCCCGATCAATATGATGTTCCAGTCCTACGCGCTGTTTCCCCATATGAGCGTGGAGCAGAATATTGCCTTTGGCCTGAAGCAGGATAAGCTGCCGAAGGGAGAAATTAGCAGTCGGGTAGCGGAGATGCTGGCGTTGGTGCATATGCAGGAGTACGCAAAGCGCAAACCACACCAGCTCTCCGGTGGACAGCGACAGCGCGTGGCGCTGGCACGCAGTCTGGCGAAACGCCCTAAGCTATTGCTGCTGGATGAGCCAATGGGGGCGCTGGATAAGAAACTCCGTGACCGCATGCAGCTGGAGGTGGTGGATATTCTGGAGCGCGTCGGTGCAACCTGCGTGATGGTTACCCACGATCAGGAAGAGGCGATGACCATGGCGGGGCGCATCGCCATTATGAACCGCGGTAAGTTCGTGCAGATTGGTGAACCGGAAGAGATCTATGAGCACCCTACCAGCCGTTACAGCGCGGAGTTTATCGGCTCCGTAAACGTGTTTGAAGGGTTGCTGCGTGAGCGCCGCGCCGATGGGTTGGTCATCGACAGCCCCGGCCTGGTGCATCCGTTGAAAGTCGCTTCTGACGTATCGGTTATGGATAACGTGCCGGTTTCTATCGCGCTGCGCCCGGAAAAAGTGATGCTGTGCGACCAGGTGCCTGCGGATGGCTGTAACTTCGCCGTCGGCGAGGTGGCACATATCGCCTATCTGGGCGACCTGTCGATTTACCATGTGCGGCTGCACAGCGGACAGATGATCAGCGCGCAGCTTCAGAACGCGCATCGCTTCCGTCAGGGTGCGCCCACCTGGGGTGATGAGGTGCGTCTCAGCTGGGACGCCGACAGCTGCGTCGTGCTGACGGTATAA
- the potI gene encoding putrescine ABC transporter permease PotI — protein MSNLPAVRSPWRLIILLLCFSFLYAPMLLLVAYSFNSSQLVTVWESFSLHWYRVLFQDSAMIGAVTLSLTIAALSATMAVVLGTLAAVVIVRFGRFKGSTGFAFMLTAPLVMPDVITGLSLLLFVAMGHAIGWPSDRGMLTIWLAHVTFCTAYVSVVINSRLRELDRSIEEAAMDLGATPLKVFFVITVPMIAPALVTGWLLAFTLSLDDLVISSFVTGPGATTLPMAIFATVRRGVNPEINALASLILFVVGLVGFIAWRLMANEEKKRVRDIQKARRG, from the coding sequence ATGAGCAATCTGCCCGCTGTTCGTTCGCCGTGGAGGCTGATCATCCTGCTGCTTTGTTTCAGCTTCCTCTATGCGCCGATGCTGCTGCTGGTGGCCTATTCGTTTAACAGCTCACAGCTGGTTACCGTCTGGGAGAGTTTTTCGCTGCACTGGTATCGCGTGCTGTTTCAGGACAGCGCAATGATCGGCGCGGTCACGCTTAGCCTGACCATCGCCGCGCTCAGCGCCACCATGGCGGTGGTGCTGGGCACGCTGGCGGCGGTAGTGATCGTGCGTTTTGGACGTTTTAAAGGTTCTACCGGCTTTGCTTTTATGCTCACCGCGCCGCTGGTGATGCCGGATGTCATTACCGGGCTGTCGCTGCTGCTGTTTGTGGCGATGGGGCACGCCATCGGCTGGCCCAGCGACCGCGGTATGCTGACTATCTGGCTGGCGCACGTGACGTTCTGCACCGCCTATGTTTCGGTGGTGATCAATTCGCGCCTGCGCGAGCTGGATCGCTCTATTGAAGAGGCGGCGATGGATCTTGGCGCAACGCCGTTAAAAGTGTTCTTCGTTATTACCGTCCCGATGATCGCCCCGGCGCTGGTTACCGGCTGGCTGCTGGCGTTTACCTTGTCACTCGATGACCTGGTGATTTCCAGCTTTGTCACCGGTCCTGGCGCAACAACCTTACCGATGGCGATCTTCGCTACCGTGCGACGCGGTGTTAATCCGGAGATTAACGCGCTGGCCTCGTTGATACTGTTTGTGGTGGGACTGGTCGGTTTTATTGCCTGGCGCCTGATGGCGAACGAGGAAAAAAAGCGCGTACGTGATATTCAGAAGGCCAGACGTGGCTAA
- the potF gene encoding spermidine/putrescine ABC transporter substrate-binding protein PotF has product MLNNHGKKWLSGVVAGVLMAVSAGTMAEQKTLHVYNWSDYISPDTVPDFEKQTGIKVVYDVFDSNEVLEGKLMAGSTGYDVVVPSSSFLARQLQSGVFQPLDKSKLPNYKNLDPELLKKVEQHDPGNQYAIPYLWATTGIGYNVDKVKAVLGKDAPVNSWDLVLKPENLEKLKSCGVSFLDAPEEIFATVLNYLGKDPNSSDAKDYTGPATDLLLKLRPNIRYFHSSQYINDLANGNICVAIGWAGDVLQAKNRAAEAKNGVNIAYTIPQQGALAFFDMMAIPKDAKNVDEAYQWLNYIMDPKVIAHVSDKMFYANGNKASLPLVSADIRNNPGIFPTPETLSKLFVLKVQEPKLDRVRTRAWTKVKSGK; this is encoded by the coding sequence ATGTTAAACAACCACGGCAAGAAATGGTTGTCTGGTGTGGTAGCTGGTGTGCTGATGGCGGTTTCCGCCGGCACGATGGCGGAACAGAAAACCCTGCATGTTTATAACTGGTCTGACTATATTTCGCCCGATACGGTGCCGGACTTTGAAAAGCAGACCGGTATCAAAGTGGTGTACGACGTATTCGATTCCAACGAAGTGCTGGAAGGCAAGCTGATGGCGGGCAGTACCGGCTACGACGTGGTGGTGCCATCCTCCAGCTTCCTGGCGCGCCAGCTACAGTCCGGTGTCTTCCAGCCGCTCGATAAAAGCAAGCTGCCGAACTATAAAAACCTCGATCCTGAGCTGCTGAAAAAAGTGGAACAGCACGATCCGGGTAATCAATATGCCATTCCTTATTTGTGGGCGACGACCGGTATCGGCTACAACGTCGATAAGGTGAAGGCGGTATTAGGTAAAGATGCGCCGGTGAACAGTTGGGATCTGGTGCTGAAGCCGGAAAACCTTGAGAAGCTGAAAAGCTGCGGCGTTTCCTTCCTCGATGCGCCGGAAGAAATTTTCGCCACCGTGCTGAACTATCTGGGTAAAGATCCTAACAGCAGCGATGCGAAAGATTATACCGGCCCGGCGACCGATCTGCTGTTGAAGCTGCGCCCGAATATTCGCTATTTCCACTCGTCGCAGTACATCAATGACCTGGCAAACGGCAATATCTGCGTGGCGATCGGCTGGGCTGGTGATGTGCTCCAGGCGAAAAACCGGGCGGCGGAAGCGAAGAACGGCGTCAACATCGCCTACACCATTCCGCAGCAGGGCGCGCTGGCCTTCTTCGATATGATGGCGATCCCTAAAGATGCGAAAAACGTCGATGAAGCCTATCAGTGGCTGAACTACATCATGGATCCGAAAGTGATTGCGCACGTTTCCGACAAGATGTTCTACGCTAACGGTAATAAGGCATCGTTGCCGCTGGTGAGCGCTGATATTCGCAATAACCCTGGCATTTTTCCCACACCGGAAACCCTGTCAAAGCTGTTTGTACTGAAGGTGCAGGAACCGAAACTTGATCGTGTGCGTACCCGTGCATGGACCAAAGTGAAGAGTGGTAAGTAA
- the artP gene encoding arginine ABC transporter ATP-binding protein ArtP has protein sequence MSIQLNGINCFYGAQQALFDIQLTCPEGETLVLLGPSGAGKSSLLRVLNLLEMPRSGTLDIAGHHFDFSQKPGDSAIRELRQNVGMVFQQYNLWPHLTVKQNLIEAPCRVLGLDKDQAHARADKLLERLRLTPHADRFPLQLSGGQQQRVAIARALMMEPAVLLFDEPTAALDPEITAQIVSIIHELAQTHITQVIVTHEVEVARKTASRVVYMENGYIVEQGDASRFTQPQTDAFANYLSH, from the coding sequence ATGAGTATTCAACTTAACGGTATTAATTGCTTTTATGGTGCCCAGCAGGCGCTGTTCGACATACAGCTAACGTGCCCGGAAGGCGAAACGCTGGTGCTGCTGGGTCCCAGCGGCGCGGGTAAAAGTTCGCTCCTGCGCGTATTAAACCTGCTGGAGATGCCGCGTTCCGGGACGCTGGATATCGCCGGTCATCATTTTGATTTCAGCCAAAAGCCAGGCGACAGCGCTATCCGCGAGCTACGGCAGAATGTCGGCATGGTGTTCCAACAGTACAATCTTTGGCCGCACCTGACGGTAAAACAGAATCTGATTGAAGCGCCCTGTCGCGTTCTGGGGCTGGATAAAGATCAGGCCCATGCACGCGCCGATAAGCTGCTTGAGCGTCTGCGTCTGACGCCTCACGCCGATCGCTTTCCGCTACAGCTTTCCGGCGGTCAGCAGCAGCGTGTCGCTATCGCACGCGCCTTAATGATGGAGCCAGCGGTGCTGCTGTTCGATGAGCCGACTGCCGCGCTCGATCCGGAAATTACCGCACAGATTGTCAGCATCATTCACGAACTGGCGCAAACCCATATCACGCAGGTTATCGTTACCCATGAAGTCGAGGTGGCCCGCAAAACGGCCAGCCGTGTGGTTTACATGGAGAACGGCTATATTGTTGAGCAAGGTGATGCCAGCCGTTTTACACAGCCGCAAACCGATGCGTTTGCAAACTATCTCTCGCACTGA
- the potH gene encoding putrescine ABC transporter permease PotH has translation MKQPAVAVPTGALSRTLTRLKMAHGRKLAIALPYLWLVLFFLLPFLIVLKISFAEIARAIPPYSELISWADDQLTLVFNLGNYLQLTDDPLYIDAYLQSLKVAAISTLICLAIGYPLAWAVAHSPASLRNILLLLVILPSWTSFLVRVYAWMGLLNSNGILNRFLLWLGVIDHPLAILYTNTAVYIGIVYCYLPFMVLPIYTALTRIDYSLVEAALDLGARPLKTFFSVIVPLTKNGIIAGSMLVFIPAVGEYVIPELLGGPDSIMIGRILWQEFFNNRDWPVASALAVIILLILILPIIWFHKHQNKTLEEKA, from the coding sequence ATGAAACAACCTGCTGTCGCGGTGCCGACTGGTGCATTAAGCCGCACGCTGACCCGCTTAAAAATGGCGCACGGACGCAAACTGGCAATCGCGCTGCCTTATCTCTGGCTGGTGCTGTTTTTCCTGCTGCCGTTCCTTATCGTGCTGAAAATCAGCTTTGCTGAGATCGCTCGTGCTATTCCGCCTTACAGCGAACTGATTAGCTGGGCGGATGACCAGCTGACGCTGGTCTTTAACCTGGGCAACTATCTTCAGCTGACTGACGATCCGCTCTATATTGACGCCTATTTGCAGTCGCTAAAAGTGGCGGCGATCTCTACGCTGATCTGTCTGGCAATCGGCTATCCGCTGGCCTGGGCGGTGGCGCACAGCCCCGCCTCGCTGCGTAATATCCTGCTGCTGCTGGTGATCCTGCCCTCCTGGACCTCCTTCCTGGTGCGCGTTTATGCCTGGATGGGCTTACTGAACAGCAACGGAATTCTTAACCGCTTTCTGCTCTGGCTTGGCGTAATCGATCATCCGCTGGCGATCCTCTATACCAATACCGCAGTCTATATCGGTATCGTCTACTGCTATTTGCCGTTTATGGTGCTGCCCATTTATACCGCGCTGACGCGTATCGATTACTCGCTGGTGGAAGCGGCGCTCGATCTCGGCGCACGTCCGCTAAAGACCTTCTTCAGTGTGATCGTGCCGTTGACCAAAAACGGCATTATTGCCGGTTCGATGCTGGTGTTTATTCCGGCGGTAGGGGAGTACGTGATCCCGGAACTGCTGGGTGGCCCGGACAGCATTATGATTGGTCGTATTCTCTGGCAGGAGTTTTTTAATAACCGCGACTGGCCGGTAGCGTCGGCGCTGGCGGTGATTATCCTGTTGATTTTGATTCTGCCGATTATCTGGTTCCACAAGCATCAAAATAAGACGCTGGAGGAGAAGGCATGA
- the rlmC gene encoding 23S rRNA (uracil(747)-C(5))-methyltransferase RlmC, translating to MHCALYDADRCRSCQWLKIPYSQQLEQKQAHLQSLLAAFPVAAWQTPTGSAQQAFRNKAKMVVSGSVERPVLGLLQRDGSPVDLTSCPLYPASFAPVFELLKPFIARAGLTPYNVARRRGELKFLLLSESTLDGKLMLRFVLRSTNKLAQLRAALPWLQQQLPQLSVISANIQPVPMAILEGEEEIPLTENQALAERLNHVPLWVRPRSFFQTNPAVAAQLYATARQWVSELPVKAMWDLFCGVGGFGLHCATPEMQLTGIEISAEAIACAQRSAQQIGLEKVQFAALDSTRFATGEEAVPDLVLVNPPRRGIGAELCAYLSRMAPAWLLYSSCNAESMAQDIARLEGYHICRVQLFDMFPHTAHYEVLTLLQRQ from the coding sequence ATGCATTGCGCACTTTACGATGCAGACCGCTGTCGCTCCTGCCAGTGGCTGAAAATCCCCTATTCGCAACAGCTGGAACAGAAGCAGGCGCATCTGCAATCGCTGCTGGCCGCGTTTCCGGTCGCGGCATGGCAGACGCCGACAGGTTCGGCGCAGCAGGCGTTTCGTAACAAGGCTAAAATGGTGGTCAGCGGCAGCGTTGAGCGCCCGGTGCTGGGGCTGCTGCAGCGTGACGGCAGCCCGGTGGATCTGACCTCCTGCCCGCTCTATCCCGCCAGTTTTGCGCCAGTGTTCGAGCTGCTGAAGCCGTTTATCGCTCGAGCCGGCCTGACGCCTTATAACGTAGCGCGGCGGCGTGGTGAGCTGAAGTTTCTGCTGCTGAGCGAAAGCACGCTGGATGGCAAGCTGATGCTGCGCTTTGTGCTGCGATCCACCAACAAGCTGGCGCAGCTGCGTGCCGCGCTGCCGTGGTTACAACAGCAACTGCCGCAGCTGTCGGTGATCTCCGCCAATATTCAGCCGGTGCCGATGGCGATACTGGAAGGAGAGGAGGAGATTCCGCTGACGGAAAACCAGGCGCTGGCTGAGCGGTTGAATCACGTTCCGCTTTGGGTGCGTCCGCGCAGTTTCTTTCAAACTAACCCTGCCGTTGCGGCGCAGCTTTACGCCACGGCGCGCCAGTGGGTCAGCGAACTGCCGGTTAAGGCGATGTGGGATCTGTTTTGCGGCGTCGGCGGTTTTGGATTGCATTGTGCCACGCCGGAGATGCAGCTGACCGGCATTGAAATTAGCGCGGAGGCGATCGCCTGTGCGCAACGTTCCGCACAGCAGATTGGGCTGGAGAAGGTGCAGTTTGCGGCGCTGGATTCAACACGCTTTGCCACCGGCGAAGAGGCGGTGCCGGATCTGGTGCTGGTCAATCCGCCACGGCGCGGTATCGGTGCAGAGCTTTGTGCTTACCTGAGCCGGATGGCACCCGCGTGGCTGCTCTATTCCAGCTGTAATGCTGAGAGCATGGCGCAGGATATTGCTCGTCTTGAGGGTTACCATATTTGCCGCGTTCAGCTGTTCGATATGTTCCCCCATACCGCGCATTATGAAGTGCTGACGCTGCTGCAACGTCAATAA
- the artQ gene encoding arginine ABC transporter permease ArtQ: MNEFLPLASAAGMTVGLAVCALVIGLALAMLFAGWESVRWRPIAWLGTGLVTLLRGLPEILVVLFIYFGASQLLLMLSDGFVINFGLFTLPVQMQIDDFNVSPFLCGVIALAILYSAYASQTLRGALKAVPIGQWESGQALGMKKSAIFFRLIMPQMWRHALPGLGNQWLVLLKDTALVSLISVNDLMLQTRSIATRTQEPFTWYLVAAAIYLVVTLLSQAVLKRIELRTTRFERGNR; this comes from the coding sequence ATGAACGAATTCCTTCCTCTCGCAAGCGCCGCCGGGATGACCGTCGGCCTTGCCGTATGTGCTCTGGTGATTGGCCTGGCATTGGCGATGCTGTTTGCCGGCTGGGAATCGGTACGCTGGCGTCCGATTGCCTGGCTCGGCACCGGTCTGGTTACGCTACTGCGCGGCCTGCCGGAAATATTGGTGGTGCTGTTTATCTACTTCGGCGCTTCCCAGCTACTGCTGATGCTCTCCGATGGCTTTGTCATTAATTTCGGCCTGTTCACACTGCCTGTGCAGATGCAGATCGATGATTTCAACGTCAGCCCGTTTCTGTGCGGCGTGATTGCACTGGCGATCCTCTACTCCGCCTACGCTTCACAGACGCTGCGCGGCGCACTGAAGGCGGTGCCAATCGGTCAGTGGGAATCGGGCCAGGCGCTGGGTATGAAAAAATCAGCGATCTTTTTCCGGTTGATTATGCCGCAGATGTGGCGTCACGCCCTGCCGGGGCTGGGCAACCAGTGGCTGGTGCTGCTGAAAGATACCGCGCTGGTCTCGCTAATCAGCGTTAACGATCTGATGCTGCAAACCCGAAGCATCGCCACGCGAACCCAGGAACCTTTTACCTGGTATCTGGTGGCGGCAGCGATCTATCTGGTCGTTACCCTGCTGAGCCAGGCGGTGCTGAAGCGTATTGAGCTGCGTACCACGCGCTTTGAACGGGGGAACCGCTGA
- a CDS encoding lipoprotein → MKNTAFATLLPAVMLLSACTTVEPAYKDIGTRVAPCVEGGPDTVAQKFYDLRIAQPTQGLPDNQLLARYRPYLSEKLYQSLLKANSRSDKPAEWRQGDLFSSLAQGPTTAKVADASTIPNTDARNIPLRVSLTREGDKRVSWQDEVLMVREGTCWTVDDVRYVADWQRSAGGTLGQLLEK, encoded by the coding sequence ATGAAAAACACCGCATTTGCCACCCTGCTACCTGCTGTTATGCTGCTGAGCGCCTGTACCACCGTTGAGCCAGCCTATAAAGATATTGGTACGCGCGTGGCACCATGCGTAGAAGGCGGGCCAGATACCGTGGCGCAAAAATTCTACGATTTGCGCATAGCGCAGCCAACGCAGGGACTGCCAGATAATCAGCTGCTGGCGCGCTATCGCCCTTATCTGAGCGAAAAACTCTATCAAAGCCTGTTGAAAGCCAATTCCCGCAGTGATAAACCCGCCGAATGGCGTCAGGGCGATCTCTTCTCCAGCCTGGCACAGGGCCCGACGACGGCAAAAGTGGCGGACGCGTCCACCATTCCCAATACCGACGCGCGTAATATTCCCCTGCGCGTTAGCCTGACGCGTGAAGGCGACAAACGCGTCAGCTGGCAGGATGAGGTACTGATGGTGCGTGAAGGAACCTGCTGGACAGTGGATGACGTACGCTATGTCGCAGACTGGCAGCGTTCCGCTGGCGGCACGCTGGGGCAGCTGCTGGAAAAATAA
- a CDS encoding heavy metal-binding domain-containing protein: MKLTTTPGLEGEVITEYCGVVTGEAILGANIFRDFFAGIRDIVGGRSGAYEKELRKARQLAFEEMEAQAKTLGANAIVGIDIDYETVGKDSSMLMVSVSGTAVKTR, translated from the coding sequence ATGAAGCTAACTACAACCCCTGGGCTGGAAGGCGAGGTGATTACAGAATATTGTGGCGTGGTCACCGGCGAGGCGATTTTGGGTGCCAATATTTTCCGCGACTTTTTCGCCGGTATTCGCGATATCGTCGGTGGACGCTCCGGTGCCTATGAAAAAGAGCTGCGCAAAGCGCGTCAGCTGGCGTTTGAGGAGATGGAGGCGCAGGCAAAAACGCTGGGCGCTAACGCTATTGTCGGCATCGATATCGATTATGAAACCGTCGGTAAAGACAGCAGCATGCTGATGGTCAGCGTTAGCGGTACGGCGGTGAAAACGCGGTGA